The following is a genomic window from Xiphophorus couchianus chromosome 5, X_couchianus-1.0, whole genome shotgun sequence.
TTCTATAATAATTATGAATGGTGTCTCTTTTTGGACTTCTTTAagtcttttaatgttttttttgcaacaaaatgtgattattgtttattttttaagcatcTCATTTTAAAAGCTCTGATTTTGGAAAATTTGATGTCTGAATGGTTCGGGAAAGAAGATTGttcattttcctttgttttttatgcattttatttatccaGCCTCATCGAAAGAAGAAATCATTTATTGAAAAGAAGAAAGCGGTGACCTTTCACCTCGTCCACAGAAGTCAGAGGGACCCTCTGGCTGCAGATGAGAAAGCGCCACAGCATGTCCTCCTGCCTGCTGCAAAGGTAAACATTCACAGCCTtgactctggttctggttctggttcttttaTGGAGTTCCCAATGGAACTCATTGAACTTTTCCGATCATAATACAATTTAAGCACTTTAACAGTAGAGTTACACCCACACAGTCGTACTCTGATGGGTAAAGTGTTTGGTAACTTGGGTCTCTTGTCCAAGTCCACAtcaatacactgcaaaaacacaaaatcttaccaggtatttttttttctagtttctacacttgaaataagacaacactaacttacaagtaacttttcagcaagatataagtaattccttaatattgattttttttaaactactagtttctctggcagattatttcacttatagtttattttatccATGTTATAAATGATGTTTATTAGAAGCAACATAGAACTTTGCAGCAGAATTGCTAACAACTTGTTCTCACTGTATATGAATATTTGTCAGTAGTATAAATTGATGTTTAAACTCCttatgcaaaaacaacaacaaactgacTTAAATACAAGGTTAATGTCTCTTTAATAAAACTCCATAttgctgaaaaacaactttgtttctTCAACACTATGTTCCTTACAAAACCACCAGTACCCAAAGTTAAGACATGCtttcttttcacaataaaagcatataAGCAAAAATGTTCAGCTGTACTGTGTGTTAAACGTAGCAGTTAGATTTTCACAGCTGATTCTGGAAATGCTGAAGTGACACCCTGGCTGTGTTTCCCAGGCGGATGCAGAAAAGAGGCGTAAAGAGCAGAGAGACTTTGGTGTTTTCTTCGATGATGATTACGACTACCTGCAGCACCTGAAGGAGGCGTCTGGGCCCTCGGAGCTGGTAGCCGCCGGACCCTCACACTTCAACAGAGGGGCCTCTGATTTCAGAGATGAAGAGAAGGAAAACGAGGTGGAAACTGTGAGCAAGGACATTCCTgtgagtttgtgttttaatttttgtctgtCACACCTGGAGTTATTTCTTGTCAAGATAAACCGATCACAAATTTTTCAACAGATTTTCAACCCTCAGGCTTTTTTTCAAAGCTTTGATACTGATTTGAGCAGATTTCACTTTAATGAAAACTCAAATGGATTAAACCTGGGAACTCTGCTGAACCACTCAGTGGTTCTGCTGTGTGTTGAAATTCTTCTCTCAAAGCCTGAAAAATCACTGAGATTTCAAGACATgtagtgaaaataaatgtcctATTTAGAGAGCTTCTCTGATTCCATTATTTAACACCAGTCTTTTCCCCTCAGAAACACCAAAAGTGATGTTCTGTCTGTTAGGTTTGATGTGTTTACTGACCaggaaaagatttttaattctGACTTTCTAACTGGCCAGGTATCTCGCTGCATCTCTAGACCGgtttattattacaaaatagAAATGGTTAAAACAGCAGGTGGTAAATTAACCATGTgggatttaaagttttttttctaggcAACAAAAAACccagctaaaataaatgttgtatgTTTACATCCTATTTTTAAACGATATTGATCCTTtaaagatttacattttaaagaagtaAATGTCGTCATTGTATGAAAATATGCAATGAGGAAAAttcttttgtgaaaaatattagtAAAGTATGTAGTTTAACTAGAAATTATTGGTTgtgtcttgttgttttttttgacgTTGCTCGTGCTTGGTCTAATATTGCTGCTTCTGGCAAAGTTGCgtggattttatgttttctcggttaaacaaataaacaataaatcaagaaaTAACCAAACTAGTCTGATCCCTGTTTGGTTTGACGAACAGGAAGCTACGATCCACCTGCCGTCTTCAGTGTTCGCCTCGGAGTTTGAGGAAGATGTGGGACTTCTGAACAAAGCCGCTCCTGTTTCTGGTAATTCACTCAAAATAGACCAGATAATGCTCTTAAATATTGTTAAACAAACATGTTCTTTGTTTCAGTGGAAGAAATAAATGTGCTCTCTAGCTTCTAGTTCTGTTATTTTGAGTGTTTTCTTACATAAACCTAATTGTTTTCACTGTGTGCTGTGTTTTCGTCCAGGACCCCGCCTGGACATGGATCCAGATATTGTAGCTGCTTTAGACGAAGACTTTGACTACGACGACCCCGACAACATGCTGGAGGATGACTTCATCCTGAAAGCAAACCGCACAGAAGGAGCTGTGTATGCAGAGtaagacagaaaatataaaaaacaaacgagaaatctgcagaaataGGTACCTGATTCTAGAATATTCCAAATGTGTGGAAGCCCTGGAAAAGATGTGGCTTTGGTTATTCAGTCATGTTAGTTTTTTAGCATATTTGTGCTATATTAGCAATAGCAATATATAGCAATATATTTAGAAGAAATTTTATCTatgatttaatcttttttcctttcaaaataattataaatgacagtaaataaataaaaacgtttttgttttcatacattCCTTCTGTGGCTTAATCTAAATTCAAAATCAAGTTGTAAAAAGTCAAGATTCCTGGCtaacatcactctgaactatgcaAATCCAAATTTTCCAAAATTAAgtcttgaaaaagaaaatttgattaatagataaaatcaatttatcgcTCAACTCTACTTTCAGTACAAATATATCTTTTTGaactttctgtttgtgtgaTTCCAACAGAGGAtccgatgatgatgatgagtgGGAGGACACAGACGAGGAAGGCGACTTTGACTCTGATGGCGGTTTCTCAGGTGACGAGCACCTGGAGGGCGGCGGCCATGATGGAGAGTTTCTGTTCGTGAACGAGGAGACAAAGAGTCGCTTCACAGAGTATTCGCTGACTTCGTCTGTCATGAGGAGGAACGAGCAGCTCAGCCTGCTGGACGACCGCTTtgaaaaggtcagaggtcactacCGCTACACTGAGCTCTGTTAGCAAACTAGTCAAATAATtgggtcattagcaggactttGGAGAACTTCTTGGCATACAAAGGAGGTTCATCTAAAAGTCTGATGTTTAACATCGGGTGACTTTTCCAGAGTAAAAAGAGAAGTTATTAATCTGCTAATGAGCCACGTTTATGATCCGGCgttcttgtttttcagttttttcaacAGTTTGATGACGATGAGATCGGGGCTCTGGACAACGCCGAGCTGGAGGGCTTCATCGAACCGGACAGCGCCCGCCTGGAGGAAGTCATCAAGGATTACTTCAAGCAGAAAGCAAAAGAGTGAGATTCTTTCCTAGCCTCTTGTCGTTGATTCCTGttactgaatttgtttttgtagcagctttattgtgtttttgggTCAGCTCTCTGAGGCCTGACGATTTGGGTCCAAAAGAACTTCCTGTTTTGaatgaggaggaagatgaggatgaagaggagatGGAGACGGTTGTTTGTGAGGCTCCTCAGGAGAAGTGGGACTGTGAAACCATCATCAGTAAGTCTTTGTTCACGGTGGCTACCAGGAGAGGCACTTAGCTTTTGATTCACATTTAGTAGCTTGAACTTTTCTAAAttatgtcacattacaaccaaaaactaACATAATTTAACTTGATGGTTAAACATAAAGTGGCACATAATTAAGAAGGGAAATAAAAGTGATGCataattttcaaaacttttctaCAAATAGAAAATTAAGATGTGCCTTTGCTGATGTGCTAAACTCTGATaacctttaaaaaatctaaataagttTAAGTCCTCTCATTGGTAAATAGAGAccatttgtgtgtaatttaacctCAGAATAAATCTAGGTGTATAAGTCGGTCACTCATGTTGGAGAACATCGGTGACAGTGGCGTCCTCAAGAGGGGGACCAAAGGGGCCATGGCCCCTTTTTGAAAACTGCTGGCCACACCACTGGGCCTCCACAGAATTATGTTCATGTTATAAAGAGGCATGCAGTCATCTTCTTCAATGAAGACACATACTTAAAagctaataaatacatttttatttttttacttttttagttGTGACCCGCTAAAATTGTTACCTGTCTGCTCTGGCCACcaggatgaaaatgaaaaatgagcacatcagttgagaccaaaataaaagttgagCAATAATGTCCACTTAAATACCTCAGAGCCTGGAAAAGGTTTCtgtggtgcaaatatcttgaaattaAAAACTTACCAgagttttacagtttatttgacagtgttgtagtcaagaccaaCTAACCcaagaccaagacttttagAGTCCGAGACCAAGTAAAGACCAAGACCGAGGGAATTCGAGACTAAGACCAGCGGCCCACGgtacatgacacaataaaatgtgaaatatgatcaaaattgcttctcaaattgatctgaaagattcacattcccataaaaccacctagatattaaatacttagagctgaaataaatttaaccaatattaaaagcagaacaaattgtttgttctgctttgcttccatcTCCGTGCTACAATCTGCGGTGGTCTTATGCCATTCCTAACAAGATAACaccctgggcggttgcccataTCGCCCATGTCAGAAACCACCactgtctgcaccattaaacataGCAACTGAGGCAATGCACTAACTGTAAACAACGCTCAACTATGAACACTGACCAAGGAGCAACAAGCAAGTAACCAAGCACAAGGTGCATGTCGTGACTGTTCTCGCCTTCTCTCCCGCTGCATAAAGCCAGGCAGGTGTAATGTCTGCCATGATGTAATGCCATCATGACATTACAGCCATGTTGGCTGTAATGTCATGATGgcattacattttattgcagACATTACAGCTGCCACTTTGAACGAAAGCAATCAAAGAGCAATGCGCATGCTTTccttcttgtgttttatttatttgctaattaaataaatatcattatatctaattaaataaaataatgatagcTACTGCAGTGTACGCAGAgcattacaagaacaaagaacgGCTCTCAGTGAGGCTCCAGTCCAGCTCTTTCTTCTTAATAAAGAGCTGTTCAGAAGAATCGGATCGTTTGTGAATGTCACATCACTAGATTGCAGACTTTTGGGCACAGTGTTGTCCCATATATGCGACACGTTAGTAAACATCAGCGCAGTGAGTGACaactttttttcatcacaaatgcTTATGTGTCTCTGTACAGCTAGATTTGCTAACATCACGTCAACGGAGCTCATCTTTCTTTTCTAAGTGACGGAAGTTAGACGTAGTCCAAACCGTCTGTGAAAGCGAAGCGCTGCTGAATTAGCTGTCGCCGTCGgatttcttatgatttatgCAGCGCAATTCTATTACTGACGATTAGACAGACATCTGACAGATATTGCTTGGATTCTAGTCGGTGCATTTTGCatgcagtaaaaacaaagatgttaaCTAATAAACTGGACAGTATGTTGTAAGTTTAGTGATATTTCCACAGTTGCGGTCTTGactggtcttgaaataaaatcccgagACCAAGACCGGTCTGTACTACAACACTGTTATTTAAGGAAGAAATATTGTCTTAATTTATGTAACCCTACAACGTACCACTAGGTGTCACTAAATCCTGGAAAATACAACATTAAATTCAGTCAGAAGTGATCAAACATCTACATTATTTTACCacctgtggggtttttttctaaattaagcaTATTAATATGACAAGGGAGAATGTAATAACATCTTTGTTCACAAACTTCTGAGGCAAATGAAGGcctaaattgtttatttttactagaGATTTTCTTACCAAatgtttgaaatgcattttttcacaGCAACACTGTAAAATATCAATTGTTTGAAGATATAAAGTGGATAAAAGACAATATTTAGAGGATTTAGATGGATAAGGTTCAATCAGCCTCATATCTGTTTCCTCATTAGCATCAGTGATTAATTTGACTCT
Proteins encoded in this region:
- the ltv1 gene encoding protein LTV1 homolog, with product MPHRKKKSFIEKKKAVTFHLVHRSQRDPLAADEKAPQHVLLPAAKADAEKRRKEQRDFGVFFDDDYDYLQHLKEASGPSELVAAGPSHFNRGASDFRDEEKENEVETVSKDIPEATIHLPSSVFASEFEEDVGLLNKAAPVSGPRLDMDPDIVAALDEDFDYDDPDNMLEDDFILKANRTEGAVYAEGSDDDDEWEDTDEEGDFDSDGGFSGDEHLEGGGHDGEFLFVNEETKSRFTEYSLTSSVMRRNEQLSLLDDRFEKFFQQFDDDEIGALDNAELEGFIEPDSARLEEVIKDYFKQKAKDSLRPDDLGPKELPVLNEEEDEDEEEMETVVCEAPQEKWDCETIISTYSNLFNRPKVIEEPAKPKAIRVSGKTGIPLDVLPSRGLTAKQAERMTRINDSDLPRVSTQARNKEESKEERKARKQAIKDERKERRVEKKANKLAFKEEKVRQEKQMLNLRTNIQGLKL